From a region of the Maridesulfovibrio ferrireducens genome:
- a CDS encoding ABC transporter ATP-binding protein: MSLLSINGLTQRFGGLQAVSDFNIELEEGSLTSLIGPNGAGKTTIFNLISGFYQPTEGVITFNGTPTSKMKPHQVTSLGVARTFQNIRLWHDMTVMDNIRIAQHYRMGYGVFDAIMRTKNYYLREKEIERISTELLEFMDLREYAEELPTNLPYGLQRRVEIARAMSIQPSLLLLDEPAAGLNSSDVDGLITLIKWIHNEFDITILMIEHQMKVVMSLCSWIKCIDFGTTIDEGTPEHIQSSSTVIKAYLGDDSI; this comes from the coding sequence ATGTCACTTTTAAGTATAAATGGACTCACACAAAGATTCGGAGGGCTGCAAGCCGTATCCGATTTTAATATCGAGCTTGAAGAAGGTTCACTGACCAGCCTTATCGGTCCTAACGGTGCAGGCAAAACAACCATTTTCAACCTTATCTCAGGCTTTTATCAGCCGACTGAAGGCGTTATCACCTTCAACGGAACACCGACGAGCAAGATGAAACCTCATCAGGTAACATCACTTGGCGTTGCCCGTACGTTTCAGAATATCCGCCTCTGGCACGATATGACAGTAATGGATAACATCCGCATCGCTCAGCATTACCGCATGGGTTATGGTGTTTTTGACGCCATTATGCGGACCAAAAATTACTACCTCAGGGAAAAAGAAATCGAGAGAATTTCAACTGAACTCCTCGAATTTATGGACCTTAGAGAGTATGCAGAAGAACTCCCGACCAACCTCCCCTACGGACTGCAACGCAGGGTTGAGATTGCACGGGCAATGTCCATTCAGCCTTCACTGCTGCTTCTTGATGAACCGGCGGCGGGACTCAACTCCTCCGACGTTGATGGACTGATTACATTGATTAAATGGATTCACAACGAATTCGACATTACTATACTGATGATTGAACATCAGATGAAGGTTGTTATGTCCCTCTGTTCATGGATAAAATGTATTGATTTCGGTACAACCATTGACGAAGGAACCCCCGAACACATTCAGTCCAGCTCGACTGTAATTAAAGCATATCTGGGAGATGATTCAATTTGA
- a CDS encoding zinc-ribbon domain-containing protein: MITCTRCGKKNEDNSQTCRQCGHKLQSGFARFNGSSLSSKKNRDSFNISFENSDIYAKHGEAWIYALFLLAAVVFFTYQQVYWPLYILTPLVAILAWVRKI; encoded by the coding sequence ATGATCACCTGCACCAGATGTGGAAAAAAAAATGAAGATAACTCCCAAACCTGTAGACAATGCGGGCATAAGCTGCAGTCAGGTTTTGCGCGATTTAACGGGTCATCATTATCCTCTAAAAAAAATAGAGATAGCTTTAATATCTCATTCGAAAATTCAGACATTTATGCCAAGCATGGCGAAGCATGGATTTATGCCCTTTTTCTTTTGGCAGCTGTCGTTTTTTTCACCTACCAGCAGGTTTACTGGCCCTTGTATATACTTACTCCGTTAGTTGCTATTCTGGCTTGGGTTCGGAAGATTTAA
- a CDS encoding ABC transporter ATP-binding protein: MNTLLEVKDLRVKYGNIEALHGISFNVNEGEIVTLIGANGAGKTTTLLSVSRLPPPEAPKVISGEISWKGKSILDVPPHNIISDLHIALVPEGRHIFGNLTVEENLKLATYARKDSAKDIAGDYDRVFALFPRLAERRKQRSESLSGGEQQMLAVGRALMSKCTFIMLDEPSMGLAPLLMYDMFRTLKMLNQEGLTILLIEQNAHLALKFAHRGYVLDTGEIVAQGSSAELMENPEVKKAYLGG, translated from the coding sequence TTGAATACTCTACTTGAAGTCAAAGATCTCCGCGTTAAATACGGTAACATTGAGGCGCTTCACGGCATCTCTTTTAATGTTAACGAAGGTGAAATTGTTACTCTTATCGGCGCGAACGGTGCGGGTAAGACAACCACACTGCTATCAGTAAGCCGCCTTCCACCGCCGGAAGCGCCAAAAGTAATCAGTGGTGAAATTTCATGGAAAGGAAAATCCATACTGGATGTCCCTCCTCATAATATCATCTCGGATCTGCATATAGCGCTGGTTCCCGAGGGACGGCATATTTTCGGCAACCTTACAGTTGAAGAAAATCTTAAGCTCGCGACATATGCACGCAAGGACTCCGCAAAAGACATTGCCGGAGATTACGACAGAGTTTTTGCCCTGTTTCCACGCCTTGCTGAACGCAGAAAACAGCGCAGTGAATCTCTTTCCGGCGGCGAACAGCAAATGCTGGCAGTCGGCCGGGCCTTGATGTCTAAATGTACATTCATCATGCTCGACGAGCCTTCAATGGGCCTTGCTCCGCTTCTTATGTATGACATGTTCCGCACCCTTAAGATGCTCAATCAGGAAGGACTTACCATCTTGCTCATTGAGCAAAACGCTCACCTTGCGCTTAAATTTGCGCACAGAGGATATGTTCTCGATACAGGTGAAATTGTCGCTCAAGGCAGTTCCGCAGAGTTGATGGAAAATCCTGAAGTGAAAAAAGCTTACTTAGGCGGCTAA
- a CDS encoding ABC transporter substrate-binding protein, with product MSKMILRTVMAVMVMSLAFVMLTGCSKEEEKIKIGFNIPLTGDIPKVGEASRNAAEMLKEDINSQGGLEVGGKKIPLEFYYEDNESKAESAVNVALKLIEQNGVVAIIGPNSSKQAVPAGGTCNDNRTPMVSPWSTNPDTTKNRPWVFRAAFLDPFQGPVAVNFAAKQFNAKTAAVLFDISNDYSKGLAEIFKDIWEKKNGADSVVAFVSHGTKDQDFSAQLTKIINSKPDFIFVPDNYNQVALIIKQAHDLGWTGPFMGSDAWGSSELMTLCGKDCIGQFFSTHYAAAGAKGATKEFIDRYSAKFGETPDDVAALTWDATRLVLQAIQDAGSFNSDVKAERKAIRDALSSVKEFAGITGSMKFDEQGDPIKCAVVVRIDENGQFVFAESVCP from the coding sequence ATGAGTAAAATGATTTTAAGAACTGTTATGGCTGTCATGGTGATGTCCCTTGCGTTCGTCATGCTGACAGGTTGTTCTAAAGAAGAAGAGAAAATTAAAATCGGCTTTAACATCCCCCTTACAGGAGATATTCCTAAAGTTGGTGAAGCTTCCAGAAATGCGGCTGAAATGCTCAAGGAAGATATCAACAGTCAGGGTGGCCTTGAAGTCGGCGGCAAAAAAATTCCTCTCGAATTTTATTATGAAGACAACGAATCCAAAGCCGAATCAGCTGTTAACGTGGCTTTGAAGCTTATCGAACAGAACGGAGTTGTTGCAATCATAGGTCCTAACTCCTCCAAGCAGGCTGTTCCTGCCGGCGGAACCTGTAACGACAACCGCACTCCTATGGTTTCTCCATGGTCCACCAACCCTGACACCACCAAAAACCGCCCTTGGGTTTTCCGCGCAGCATTCCTTGATCCTTTCCAGGGCCCTGTTGCTGTAAACTTCGCTGCTAAGCAGTTCAATGCTAAAACAGCTGCGGTTCTCTTTGATATTTCCAACGACTATTCAAAAGGTCTTGCTGAAATCTTCAAAGATATATGGGAAAAGAAAAACGGTGCAGACTCCGTTGTTGCTTTTGTCTCTCACGGTACAAAAGATCAGGACTTCTCAGCTCAGTTGACCAAAATCATCAACTCCAAACCTGATTTCATCTTTGTTCCAGATAACTACAATCAGGTCGCTCTGATCATTAAACAGGCTCACGACCTAGGTTGGACCGGTCCTTTCATGGGTTCTGACGCATGGGGCTCATCTGAACTCATGACTCTTTGCGGCAAAGACTGCATAGGCCAGTTCTTCTCCACTCACTACGCCGCAGCAGGCGCAAAGGGCGCGACTAAAGAATTCATCGACCGCTACAGTGCAAAATTCGGTGAAACTCCTGATGACGTAGCAGCTCTCACTTGGGACGCAACACGTCTCGTTCTTCAGGCAATTCAGGATGCAGGTTCCTTCAACTCTGACGTTAAAGCAGAACGCAAAGCTATCCGCGATGCTCTCAGCAGCGTAAAAGAATTCGCAGGAATCACAGGCTCCATGAAGTTCGACGAACAGGGTGATCCTATCAAATGTGCGGTTGTTGTTCGCATCGATGAAAACGGTCAGTTCGTATTCGCTGAATCCGTCTGCCCATAA
- a CDS encoding branched-chain amino acid ABC transporter permease, with the protein MQKYSFNFGIWGMALIIIALSQFGALDLYIQSVIMFIGINIILSSSLNVVNGYMGEFSCGHAGFMCVGAYVSSILSVIFFSQNAIFGAPILPPEFAIIGFPIVVIISGLVAGVTGLIVAIPSFKTRGDYLAIITIAANYMVISAIENVDVIGGSRGFMGMKRVVNAMTDVIDLPWMMIWVILGTYMSIWMIRRFVSSTYGKGIMAVSQDEVAAEIMSVNTNKMKMAAFMLSSGLAGIAGALFAHVLGYVNPQSFNIMKSTECLVMVYLGGMGSLGGSVLSAILFTVMLELLRFIIPAIDTGLHIINVLPDSYHLSQVWKWVLIPLTLILLMQFRPEGLMGNKELPKLFPGLKKFYKFK; encoded by the coding sequence ATGCAAAAGTACAGTTTCAATTTCGGAATATGGGGAATGGCCCTCATCATAATTGCTCTTTCCCAATTCGGAGCACTGGACCTTTATATTCAGTCGGTGATTATGTTCATCGGTATCAATATAATACTGTCCTCCAGTCTTAACGTGGTTAACGGATACATGGGTGAATTCTCCTGTGGGCATGCTGGATTCATGTGTGTAGGCGCATACGTTTCCTCCATCCTCAGTGTTATATTCTTTTCCCAGAATGCAATCTTCGGAGCACCTATTCTGCCTCCGGAATTTGCTATTATCGGTTTCCCGATCGTTGTAATCATTTCAGGACTCGTAGCAGGTGTTACAGGCCTGATTGTTGCGATTCCATCGTTTAAGACACGCGGTGACTACCTTGCTATCATTACAATTGCGGCTAACTACATGGTTATTTCCGCAATCGAAAACGTCGATGTAATCGGTGGTTCTCGCGGGTTCATGGGGATGAAACGGGTAGTCAATGCCATGACTGACGTTATAGATCTTCCGTGGATGATGATTTGGGTTATTCTGGGAACTTACATGAGTATCTGGATGATTCGCAGATTTGTTTCTTCAACCTACGGAAAAGGCATTATGGCTGTATCCCAGGATGAAGTTGCAGCTGAAATCATGAGTGTTAACACCAACAAGATGAAAATGGCAGCATTCATGCTTTCATCCGGTCTTGCCGGTATAGCAGGCGCTCTTTTTGCTCATGTTCTTGGATACGTTAACCCGCAATCTTTCAATATTATGAAATCAACTGAGTGTCTGGTTATGGTATATCTCGGTGGAATGGGGTCCCTCGGCGGATCTGTTCTTTCTGCGATTCTCTTTACCGTAATGCTTGAACTGCTAAGATTCATCATTCCGGCAATCGATACCGGCCTGCACATTATAAATGTTCTTCCAGACTCATACCACTTAAGTCAGGTATGGAAGTGGGTATTAATCCCGCTGACTCTGATTCTGCTCATGCAGTTCAGGCCGGAAGGACTTATGGGTAACAAAGAACTGCCCAAGCTGTTCCCGGGGCTGAAAAAATTCTACAAATTTAAGTAG
- a CDS encoding HAMP domain-containing methyl-accepting chemotaxis protein, whose translation MLKRLTVGQKIFCSFIIVAILFGVVSLESLMALNNSSEGFTNYRDFARESNLIGQIQVNQLEGETYVKDYIITGDDKYKVKHDASIKKILQLIATAEKSFLNKERLSLIVEVRHRINLYEKSFKEVAKTQALRTTLANDVLISKGDLMEQTFEQIIDSLGKSEKQSQALYWCAKGVRHLVLGRLYTAKFIDDSDSDKIKRALEEMNKLDLVTTKLAQILKNNDREQLDKIIQARTDYVQTLMKFTTITEKRNDLISSEIDVLGPQMTQTIKQAKKSVVADQDELGPKLQARNSRAITNVYIFGLCAIILGGIAAIIIGRNITLPLKKVVEAAYRIADGNMPEGVEETDRKDELGSLAIAFNKMTTSLNVMATAMERVADSDLTVKIEPRSENDTIGKALARMVENLKDDNKKIHDTVSILSSSLSQISAASAELTASAAETASAVTETNATVEEVKQTAHLSNEKSRQVAEVARKAVRTSQQGQKASEDAASGMMNIKLQMDTIATSIVKLAEQSQHIGDIIYVVNDLADQSNILAVNASIEASKAGEEGRGFTIVAREIRNLSDQSKQSVAQIQSILADIQKATSSAVMITEEGGKAVESGANLSSQTGESILSLSTVINQSAQSSAQIAASSQEQLAGLDQVAVALGSIKQAGEQNLESSRQLEIAVKDLDIQAKSLQTMMDRYKH comes from the coding sequence ATGCTGAAACGGTTAACAGTAGGCCAAAAAATATTCTGTAGTTTTATTATTGTAGCCATCTTGTTCGGAGTCGTAAGCCTGGAATCGCTCATGGCCCTGAATAATTCATCCGAAGGATTCACCAACTATCGAGATTTTGCACGGGAATCTAATTTAATAGGCCAAATCCAGGTCAACCAGCTTGAAGGTGAAACTTATGTTAAAGATTACATCATAACTGGTGATGATAAATATAAAGTAAAACATGATGCTAGCATAAAAAAAATACTTCAGCTGATCGCTACCGCAGAGAAAAGTTTTTTAAACAAAGAAAGACTCTCCTTGATTGTAGAAGTCAGACATAGAATTAATTTATATGAAAAAAGCTTCAAGGAAGTTGCAAAGACGCAGGCACTTCGCACAACCTTAGCGAATGATGTTTTGATCTCTAAAGGTGATCTTATGGAACAAACCTTTGAACAAATCATCGACAGTCTGGGTAAATCAGAAAAACAATCACAAGCTCTCTACTGGTGTGCTAAAGGCGTCAGACATCTGGTTCTCGGACGACTTTACACCGCTAAATTCATAGATGACAGCGACAGCGACAAGATAAAAAGAGCTCTTGAAGAAATGAACAAGCTGGACCTCGTAACAACCAAACTTGCACAGATTTTAAAAAATAATGACCGCGAGCAACTGGACAAAATAATTCAGGCAAGAACTGACTATGTTCAAACATTAATGAAGTTTACAACTATTACCGAAAAAAGAAACGACCTGATCAGTTCAGAAATTGATGTTCTGGGTCCCCAAATGACACAAACTATCAAACAAGCCAAAAAATCCGTAGTTGCGGATCAAGATGAACTGGGACCAAAACTTCAGGCCCGCAACAGCCGTGCAATTACGAATGTATACATCTTCGGATTATGTGCAATTATACTGGGCGGCATCGCAGCCATTATAATCGGAAGAAACATAACTCTACCTCTCAAAAAGGTTGTAGAAGCTGCGTATAGAATTGCTGATGGAAACATGCCGGAAGGGGTTGAAGAGACTGACAGAAAAGATGAATTAGGTTCACTGGCAATTGCTTTTAACAAAATGACGACTTCACTGAATGTAATGGCGACCGCAATGGAAAGAGTTGCCGATTCAGACTTAACCGTAAAAATAGAACCTCGATCAGAAAACGACACCATCGGAAAGGCTCTTGCCCGCATGGTAGAGAATTTAAAAGACGATAACAAAAAAATTCACGATACAGTCAGCATTTTATCTTCCTCCCTCAGCCAGATTTCAGCTGCTTCAGCAGAGCTGACAGCAAGCGCCGCCGAAACAGCAAGCGCTGTAACTGAAACAAACGCCACGGTTGAAGAAGTTAAACAAACAGCGCACCTGTCAAATGAGAAATCCAGACAGGTCGCAGAAGTCGCTCGCAAGGCCGTCCGAACTTCGCAGCAAGGACAAAAAGCTTCGGAAGATGCGGCATCAGGAATGATGAACATAAAGCTTCAAATGGATACAATTGCTACAAGTATCGTCAAACTTGCTGAACAGTCCCAACACATCGGGGACATTATTTATGTAGTTAACGACCTTGCAGACCAGTCAAATATTCTCGCAGTAAATGCTTCTATTGAGGCATCTAAAGCCGGAGAAGAGGGAAGAGGCTTCACAATTGTTGCTCGGGAAATCAGAAACCTCTCTGATCAATCAAAACAGTCAGTAGCTCAAATTCAGTCCATACTTGCCGACATTCAGAAGGCGACCAGTTCTGCCGTAATGATTACCGAAGAAGGCGGAAAAGCTGTTGAGTCCGGAGCTAACCTGTCTTCTCAGACGGGAGAATCCATCCTTAGTCTCAGCACGGTTATCAATCAGTCTGCTCAGTCATCTGCGCAGATTGCCGCATCCAGTCAGGAACAGTTAGCAGGACTTGATCAAGTCGCAGTCGCCCTCGGCAGTATTAAGCAGGCCGGTGAACAAAACCTCGAAAGTTCCAGACAATTAGAAATTGCCGTAAAGGATCTTGATATACAGGCAAAATCGTTACAAACTATGATGGATCGCTACAAACATTAA
- the purU gene encoding formyltetrahydrofolate deformylase, whose product MTSSRASTAYLTVSCKDRPGIVAAVSGFLFSKNANIIHSDQHSSDPVGGRFFLRMQFHMKGLDGCFEEFKEEFSATVAQKFDMDWTLTPAWIKKKTAILVSKFDHAMMDLLWRAKRGELFTDITMVISNHPDLREAVESFGVTFHHVPVDKNKKEESENRILELLDGKVDLIILARYMQILTSKLIESYPGRIINIHHSFLPAFVGADPYRRAGERGVKLIGATAHYVTEELDQGPIIEQDVIRVSHRHDIEELKILGRDIERQVLSRAVKWHLSERVLIDGNKTVVFI is encoded by the coding sequence ATGACTTCATCAAGAGCATCCACAGCATACCTTACAGTTTCATGTAAGGACAGACCGGGCATCGTTGCCGCTGTTTCCGGCTTCCTTTTCTCTAAAAATGCAAACATAATCCACTCCGATCAACACTCAAGTGACCCCGTAGGCGGACGCTTTTTCTTGAGAATGCAATTCCACATGAAGGGATTGGATGGATGTTTTGAAGAGTTTAAAGAAGAATTTTCCGCTACTGTCGCCCAGAAATTTGATATGGACTGGACCCTTACCCCTGCATGGATTAAGAAAAAAACAGCCATTCTAGTTTCTAAATTCGACCACGCGATGATGGATCTCCTTTGGCGTGCAAAACGCGGAGAACTTTTCACAGATATCACAATGGTGATAAGCAATCACCCGGACCTGCGCGAAGCGGTTGAATCATTCGGGGTTACTTTCCACCATGTCCCTGTCGATAAAAACAAAAAAGAAGAATCTGAAAATAGAATCTTAGAACTTCTTGATGGCAAAGTGGATTTGATTATCCTCGCCCGCTATATGCAGATTCTTACTTCCAAACTGATTGAATCTTATCCCGGTAGAATAATTAATATTCACCATTCCTTTTTACCTGCGTTTGTCGGAGCTGATCCTTATCGCCGCGCCGGTGAAAGAGGTGTTAAACTGATCGGAGCCACCGCTCATTACGTGACCGAGGAACTTGATCAAGGCCCGATTATTGAACAGGATGTTATCCGCGTTTCACACAGACACGATATTGAAGAATTAAAAATTCTGGGTCGCGATATTGAACGGCAGGTTCTAAGCCGCGCTGTAAAATGGCACCTGTCTGAAAGAGTTCTTATAGATGGAAATAAAACGGTTGTGTTCATTTAG
- a CDS encoding branched-chain amino acid ABC transporter permease, translating to MDILIQNLLNALQWGSFYALIALGYTLVYGVLLLINFAHGDVFMVGAYVAFFVATFFLGIVDLSPGLTLALTVPLTMLLTAGVGVTLERVAYRPLRRKGAHRLYVVITALMCGLMLENSNLALLGASRKKFPELLDKVIYTWGNVSVTNLKLIVILTAIAVFILLEFIVTRTKIGMAMRGISYDKFAIPLMGIPIDNVIVFTFVLGSGMAGLAGLLFAMSYPILEPYMGALIGWKAFIAAVVGGIGDIRGAFLGGFLLGFIEVGVVALFPSTYRDLFAFSILLMILWIKPTGIFGVAKTTKI from the coding sequence GTGGATATCCTCATCCAGAACCTGCTTAATGCGTTGCAATGGGGAAGTTTTTACGCCCTGATTGCTCTCGGATACACACTTGTTTACGGTGTCCTGCTCCTCATCAACTTTGCCCACGGTGATGTTTTCATGGTGGGAGCGTACGTAGCATTTTTCGTAGCAACTTTTTTTCTGGGAATTGTCGACCTCAGCCCAGGGCTCACTCTAGCTTTAACTGTACCGCTGACCATGCTTTTAACAGCAGGTGTCGGTGTTACACTTGAGCGTGTTGCCTATCGCCCTCTTCGCAGAAAAGGGGCACATAGACTATATGTGGTAATCACCGCTTTGATGTGTGGTCTGATGCTTGAGAACAGCAACCTAGCTCTACTTGGAGCAAGCCGTAAAAAATTCCCTGAACTATTGGACAAGGTGATTTACACATGGGGCAATGTTTCTGTCACTAACCTAAAACTTATCGTAATTTTAACCGCTATCGCAGTATTTATCCTTCTTGAGTTCATTGTTACCCGCACCAAAATCGGGATGGCAATGCGCGGAATTTCATATGATAAGTTCGCAATCCCGCTCATGGGTATTCCCATCGATAACGTAATCGTTTTCACCTTTGTTCTTGGATCAGGAATGGCAGGTTTGGCAGGACTTCTATTTGCCATGTCTTATCCAATTCTCGAACCGTACATGGGTGCTCTTATCGGTTGGAAAGCATTTATTGCTGCCGTGGTCGGAGGAATCGGAGATATTCGCGGAGCGTTTTTGGGGGGATTCTTACTTGGATTTATCGAAGTAGGTGTTGTAGCTCTTTTCCCTTCCACTTACAGAGACCTTTTCGCATTCTCAATTCTACTGATGATTCTCTGGATAAAACCAACGGGAATCTTCGGTGTTGCCAAGACAACCAAGATTTAG
- a CDS encoding trimeric intracellular cation channel family protein, with amino-acid sequence MSVVNGEMIQSVIHGFMYFGDVVFSVSGALAAGKRKMDIVGYVLVGVVTGLGGGTLRDLLLGRPVWWTRDSLELLLCITAALCTYFWVFRISNRYNATTWFDALGLSAFTVTGSSVAMQWGVPWEVAVFMGVMTATGGGVIRDVLTDTRPMILCGELYAVAALAGAFINVGLVKLSVLPEIAMAVGFLGTLLIRGAAIIYDIQLGPPGELVKVGGRKK; translated from the coding sequence ATGTCAGTTGTCAACGGAGAGATGATTCAAAGCGTGATCCACGGCTTTATGTATTTCGGTGATGTCGTTTTTTCTGTCAGTGGAGCGCTTGCCGCCGGGAAACGTAAGATGGACATTGTCGGTTATGTACTTGTCGGAGTCGTTACAGGACTAGGCGGAGGTACACTTCGTGATCTTTTGCTTGGCCGTCCTGTTTGGTGGACAAGGGATTCTCTGGAGTTGTTACTTTGCATTACCGCAGCGCTCTGTACCTATTTCTGGGTATTCCGCATTTCAAACAGGTATAACGCTACCACATGGTTTGATGCTTTGGGCCTTAGCGCGTTCACTGTTACCGGAAGCAGTGTTGCCATGCAATGGGGTGTGCCGTGGGAAGTAGCCGTCTTTATGGGCGTAATGACCGCGACCGGTGGTGGTGTTATCCGTGATGTTCTGACTGACACACGGCCTATGATTTTATGCGGTGAACTTTACGCAGTGGCTGCTTTGGCAGGAGCTTTTATAAATGTGGGGTTGGTAAAATTATCTGTGCTTCCGGAAATAGCGATGGCTGTCGGATTTTTAGGAACGTTGCTTATCAGAGGGGCTGCGATAATTTATGATATTCAACTTGGACCGCCCGGAGAATTAGTCAAAGTTGGCGGACGCAAGAAATAA
- a CDS encoding anaerobic ribonucleoside-triphosphate reductase activating protein, with amino-acid sequence MKTESAGWNYVRGLEPLSLCDWPGKATCVIFLGGCNLYCPTCHNFDMAWHMEKLPVLPRADIKSFLRNRAKWLDGVTITGGEPATVPNLGEILLEIRNVSKLPIKMDSNGMLPEIIEDILQQGLVEKFAIDVKGPYEKYPALTGQGVTAETAQKNLERVFELAKANPDAFYFRLTKVPILTDDDVEIAKGYLPDGFDLTIQKYIPPRREHAHADNEAGRPVGNMVDKESCTGGI; translated from the coding sequence ATGAAAACAGAATCTGCTGGATGGAATTACGTTCGCGGTTTAGAACCGCTTAGTCTTTGCGACTGGCCAGGAAAAGCAACTTGTGTGATTTTTCTGGGTGGATGCAATCTATATTGCCCGACATGTCATAACTTTGATATGGCCTGGCATATGGAAAAACTACCTGTTTTACCGAGAGCAGATATAAAATCTTTCCTTAGGAATCGTGCTAAATGGCTTGACGGGGTCACCATCACTGGAGGCGAGCCTGCGACAGTTCCTAACCTCGGAGAAATTCTTCTTGAAATCAGAAATGTATCCAAACTGCCCATAAAAATGGACAGTAACGGTATGTTGCCTGAAATTATTGAGGATATTCTTCAACAAGGTTTGGTGGAGAAATTCGCCATTGATGTCAAAGGTCCATATGAAAAATATCCTGCTCTGACAGGGCAGGGTGTTACGGCTGAAACTGCACAGAAAAACCTCGAAAGAGTGTTCGAACTTGCTAAAGCCAATCCGGACGCATTCTACTTTCGTCTCACTAAAGTGCCCATACTTACAGATGACGATGTAGAAATTGCCAAAGGATACCTTCCTGATGGATTTGATCTAACCATTCAGAAATACATTCCTCCAAGGAGAGAGCATGCCCACGCAGATAATGAAGCGGGACGGCCGGTTGGAAACATGGTCGACAAAGAGAGTTGCACAGGCGGTATTTAA